From the Acinetobacter wanghuae genome, one window contains:
- a CDS encoding 2-oxo acid dehydrogenase subunit E2 has translation MQITTPDIGVDQAVVAEILVKVGDSINIDDSIVLLESDKASVEVPSTSAGVVKSIAVSLGDSVAEGAVLIELEAEDATSKTVEPQTADAAQKTSENTPTELPDAEVMQELSAHQPQASSSAQSVDVQVPDIGVEKAIVGEILVAVGDTIAIDDSIVVVESDKATVEVPSTAAGVVESISIQVGDSVKEGVVILKVKTVGLVAPASVQAVKTESAPVQAAKTEPVVQATAASKGDVEVKVPDLGVDKAAVAEILVAVGDQVEKDQSIIVVESDKATVEVPSSTAGVIKAIHVTLGQNVSEGVALLTIEAEGQVAAAPTAAEAPKAPTQAKPQEAPKAAQQTNQPIQSNSVDKLSKEQNAANAKVYAGPAVRKLARELGVVLADVKASGPHARLIKEDLFSYVKARLTAPQAAPVAAAAAVSGLPKLPSFDAFGGVEEKVLTRLQQVSIPQLSLNNFIPQVTQFDAADITELEAWRNDLKANFKKEGISLTIMAFIIKAVAHLLKEEREFAGHLADDGKSVLLRNEIHMGIAVATPDGLTVPVLRNPDQKSIKEIAVELGVLGQKARDKKLSPKDLQGANFTISSLGAIGGTGFTPLVNWPQVAILGISPAAMQPVWNGEGFDPRLMLPLSLSYDHRVINGADAARFTNKLTKLLKDIRTLLI, from the coding sequence ATAAAGCCTCTGTTGAAGTGCCAAGCACTTCAGCAGGTGTGGTTAAAAGTATCGCTGTCAGTCTAGGCGATAGTGTGGCTGAAGGTGCAGTCTTAATTGAGCTTGAAGCTGAAGATGCGACAAGTAAAACTGTTGAGCCACAAACAGCAGATGCTGCACAAAAAACATCAGAAAACACTCCAACTGAATTGCCAGACGCAGAGGTCATGCAAGAATTATCTGCACATCAACCACAAGCATCGAGCAGCGCACAAAGTGTAGATGTGCAAGTTCCTGATATTGGTGTTGAAAAAGCCATTGTCGGTGAAATCTTGGTTGCTGTAGGCGACACGATTGCGATTGATGACAGCATCGTTGTGGTTGAATCAGATAAAGCTACGGTTGAAGTACCGAGTACGGCTGCTGGTGTCGTGGAATCAATTTCAATTCAAGTTGGCGACAGCGTGAAAGAAGGTGTGGTGATTTTAAAGGTGAAAACCGTAGGCTTAGTTGCTCCGGCATCTGTTCAAGCAGTTAAAACCGAATCAGCACCTGTTCAAGCAGCGAAGACTGAGCCTGTGGTACAAGCGACAGCAGCATCAAAAGGTGATGTTGAAGTGAAAGTGCCTGACTTGGGTGTTGATAAGGCGGCTGTAGCAGAAATCTTGGTTGCAGTAGGTGATCAGGTTGAAAAAGACCAAAGTATCATTGTGGTCGAATCTGACAAAGCCACTGTCGAAGTACCAAGTTCAACTGCAGGGGTGATTAAAGCCATTCATGTGACTTTGGGACAAAACGTTTCCGAAGGTGTGGCTTTACTGACCATTGAAGCTGAAGGACAAGTTGCCGCAGCGCCAACGGCAGCAGAAGCGCCAAAAGCGCCTACTCAAGCTAAGCCACAGGAAGCACCAAAAGCAGCACAGCAAACAAATCAGCCAATTCAAAGCAATAGCGTTGACAAGCTGAGCAAAGAACAAAACGCTGCAAATGCCAAAGTATATGCAGGTCCTGCAGTGCGTAAGCTTGCACGTGAACTCGGTGTGGTCTTGGCGGATGTGAAAGCGTCTGGTCCCCATGCGCGACTCATTAAAGAAGATTTATTCTCTTATGTGAAGGCACGTTTAACAGCACCTCAGGCTGCACCTGTTGCAGCGGCTGCTGCTGTATCAGGATTGCCAAAATTACCAAGTTTTGATGCGTTTGGTGGAGTTGAAGAGAAAGTCTTGACGCGTTTGCAACAAGTGTCGATTCCACAGTTATCGCTCAATAACTTTATTCCGCAAGTCACTCAGTTTGATGCTGCAGATATTACTGAACTTGAAGCATGGCGTAATGATCTTAAAGCTAACTTTAAGAAAGAAGGCATTAGCCTGACCATTATGGCATTCATCATTAAAGCTGTTGCACACTTACTGAAAGAAGAGCGTGAGTTTGCCGGTCATTTGGCAGATGATGGTAAATCAGTATTGCTCCGTAACGAAATTCATATGGGCATTGCGGTAGCAACACCTGATGGATTAACGGTTCCTGTACTGCGTAACCCAGATCAAAAATCGATTAAAGAAATTGCAGTTGAACTTGGTGTGCTCGGTCAAAAAGCGCGAGATAAGAAATTATCACCGAAAGACCTGCAAGGTGCGAACTTTACCATTTCAAGCTTAGGTGCGATTGGTGGTACAGGGTTTACACCGCTCGTAAATTGGCCACAAGTGGCAATTTTGGGTATTTCGCCTGCGGCGATGCAACCGGTTTGGAATGGTGAAGGCTTCGATCCACGCTTAATGTTGCCGTTGTCATTGTCATATGATCACCGTGTGATCAATGGTGCAGATGCAGCGCGCTTTACCAATAAGCTAACCAAACTGTTAAAAGATATTCGTACTTTATTGATCTAA
- a CDS encoding TMEM165/GDT1 family protein, which yields MLSAFLISLAVVALSEMGDKTQLLALLLAAKFRKPAPILFAIFLATVVNHGISAILGQWITTVLSETVLLWIVSLGFIAMAAWMLIPDELDDESESINKWQKYGVFGATFVLFFLAEIGDKTQVATVALAARFDSIGWVTLGTTLGIMLVNAPAVFIGNKLAEKLPIALIHKIGALVFLIIGIAALVQHYFF from the coding sequence ATGTTATCCGCATTCCTGATCTCTCTTGCTGTTGTCGCTTTATCTGAAATGGGCGATAAGACTCAGCTCCTCGCACTGTTACTTGCTGCAAAATTCCGTAAACCTGCGCCAATTTTATTTGCTATCTTTCTAGCAACAGTTGTGAATCATGGGATCTCTGCGATTTTAGGTCAGTGGATTACTACAGTTTTAAGCGAAACCGTTTTGCTTTGGATTGTATCGCTAGGATTTATTGCGATGGCGGCGTGGATGCTCATTCCCGATGAATTGGATGATGAATCTGAAAGTATCAATAAATGGCAGAAATATGGTGTATTCGGTGCAACTTTCGTGTTGTTCTTTTTGGCAGAAATTGGCGATAAAACGCAAGTTGCGACTGTTGCCTTAGCGGCACGTTTTGACAGCATTGGTTGGGTAACACTTGGGACAACGCTCGGGATTATGCTTGTCAATGCACCTGCTGTGTTTATTGGAAATAAACTTGCTGAAAAATTGCCAATTGCACTCATTCATAAAATTGGTGCGTTAGTCTTTTTAATCATTGGTATTGCTGCACTCGTCCAACATTACTTTTTTTAA
- a CDS encoding oxygen-binding di-iron domain-containing protein — translation MVLERTTSQVLFDNGTHKCISFTSLVKGEGVQANQFLILDHDRAAVLDPGGDLTYVPLTMELNKYTKLANLDYVMASHQDPDIITSMPRWLVYTDAKVVASKLWARFLPHLNSAFMSDRMKGNWLDRLVELPDHGQMIALGQSNIVAIPAHFLHSVGNFQFYDPIAKILFSGDMGASMVENANKPIENFSSHIPKMKSFHQRYMCNNKVIRLWVQMIRTMDVEMIVPQHGTPFVGKEQVNQFLDWIETLECGTDLMDETVFTCPE, via the coding sequence ATGGTACTAGAGCGCACGACATCACAGGTGCTATTTGATAATGGCACACATAAATGCATCAGCTTTACCAGTCTTGTGAAAGGTGAGGGGGTTCAAGCCAATCAGTTTTTAATTTTAGATCATGATCGTGCAGCGGTACTCGATCCCGGTGGGGATTTAACCTATGTACCACTGACCATGGAACTCAATAAATACACCAAACTTGCCAATTTAGACTATGTCATGGCATCGCATCAAGACCCTGACATTATTACCTCTATGCCACGCTGGTTGGTGTATACCGATGCAAAAGTAGTGGCATCTAAACTCTGGGCACGTTTCTTACCACATCTTAATTCTGCCTTTATGAGTGACCGTATGAAAGGCAATTGGCTCGATCGTTTGGTTGAGTTACCCGATCACGGTCAAATGATTGCTTTAGGTCAATCCAACATCGTTGCGATCCCTGCGCATTTTTTACATTCAGTCGGTAATTTTCAATTTTACGATCCCATCGCGAAAATTTTATTTTCAGGCGATATGGGGGCCTCGATGGTCGAGAATGCGAATAAGCCGATCGAAAACTTTAGCTCGCATATTCCGAAAATGAAAAGTTTTCATCAGCGTTATATGTGTAATAACAAAGTGATTCGTCTTTGGGTACAGATGATCCGTACTATGGATGTCGAGATGATTGTTCCACAACATGGCACGCCATTTGTTGGCAAAGAGCAAGTGAATCAATTTCTGGATTGGATTGAAACCTTAGAATGCGGAACAGACTTAATGGATGAAACTGTATTTACCTGTCCTGAATAA